Proteins from a genomic interval of Mytilus trossulus isolate FHL-02 unplaced genomic scaffold, PNRI_Mtr1.1.1.hap1 h1tg000210l__unscaffolded, whole genome shotgun sequence:
- the LOC134700939 gene encoding carbohydrate sulfotransferase 15-like, which yields MITCRLKLGCLASVVMFCGYIPLFVWIYMSKKYENNIHIKIPTVHNQSRDKHVRSFQVFDSSYINVKDFRNTEYKFVHYSLPNISYPFNCTGTLDLEPQSFLHKIQGPVEDILCMKRPRLLENYKNPCWIEDGHLRCLPYFHIFGVCKSGTTDLFRRLMIHHQIMPNKGLMKKETWFWSWKRYGERSDGQISTLKNFTDLFDVLPQRLTYSYDIDIYYSHFVTGHGDPMDIWYPFDWTSIPQNNPTSEEPVYITPNLIYHLNPNIRLILVIRDPGERLYSHYLHKNLGINLYPSAKEFHEDVQHAVSTFANCTIRKSLRACLYDTVLYKRLRAPISSGFYSTFLRDWLKVFEKDQIMVIRNEDYRRNIAGTLMKVFKFLNLDAEFTSKLTKESYFTRSNDDRNCKSINVVYGLECNLYGLVCVGERK from the exons atgataAC TTGCAGATTAAAGTTAGGATGTCTAGCCTCTGTTGTTATGTTCTGTGGATACATTCCCTTGTTTGTATGGATATATATGAGCAAAAAGTACGAAAATAATATCCATATTAAGATTCCAACTGTCCATAATCAGTCACGTGACAAACATGTGCGTTCATTTCAAGTGTTTGACAGTTCATATATTAATGTGAAGGATTTTCGGAATACAGAATATAAGTTCGTGCACTATTCTTTGCCCAATATTTCTTATCCTTTTAATTGTACTGGAACATTAGATCTGGAACCTCAAagttttcttcataaaatacaGGGACCAGTCGAGGACATTCTTTGCATG aaAAGACCAAGACTTCTGGAGAATTATAAGAATCCGTGTTGGATAGAAGATGGACACCTTCGTTGTCTCCCATACTTTCACATTTTTGGTGTATGTAAATCAGGAACGACAGATTTATTCCGCCGGTTAATGATACATCACCAGATTATGCCAAATAAAGGATTGATGAAAAAAGAAACTTGGTTCTGGTCATGGAAACGGTATGGTGAAC GTTCAGATGGTCAAATTTCAACACTGAAGAATTTTACCGACCTATTTGATGTATTACCACAACGACTTACATATAGTTATGACATAGATATATACTATTCACACTTTGTGACag GTCATGGCGATCCAATGGACATCTGGTATCCTTTTGATTGGACATCGATACCGCAAAATAATCCTACATCAGAAGAACCAGTTTATATTACACCGAATCTGATATACCATTTAAATCCAAATATCAGGCTAATTCTGGTTATACGAGACCCAGGTGAAAG actCTACAGTCATTACCTTCATAAGAATTTGGGGATCAATTTATATCCCAGTGCCAAGGAATTCCATGAAGATGTTCAACATGCTGTTTCTACTTTTGCTAATTGTACCATTAGAAAAAGTCTACGGGCATGTTTATATGATACAGTTCTATATAAAAGATTACGG GCACCAATATCCTCAGGGTTTTACAGTACTTTTCTGCGTGATTGGTTAAAGGTCTTTGAAAAAGATCAGATTATGGTTATACGCAATGAAGACTACCGCCGTAATATAGCCGGAACTCTCATGAAGGTGTTCAAGTTCTTAAATCTAG atgctGAATTCACTAGCAAATTGACCAAGGagtcatattttaccagaagtAACGATGATCGgaattgtaaatcgataaatgtcgtCTACGGGTTAGAGTGCAACCTTTACGGATTGGTATGCGTCGGTGAACGAAAGTAA